In the genome of Priestia aryabhattai, the window AATATTATCGCAGGCTTTATTGGCGCTTGGTTAGGCGGCCTTATCTTGGGAGATTGGGGACCAGTTGTTGGTGGATTTGCAATCATTCCCGCAATTATTGGATCAATTATTTTAGTATTAGTCGTAAGCTTTATTTTACGAAAAATGGGTCAAAAGAATAATCATGGTCATCATGCATAAGAAAGTAAAAAAATTTAAATTGGAGTGATTAAAAATGAAAGAAGAAAGCAAGTCTATGTTATCTAACTTTTGTGAAGAAAATCGATTTGAACTAGATTCTTACCTTACTTTTTTATTTGATCAAAATAATAATGATCCTGAAAATGGGTCAAACGT includes:
- a CDS encoding GlsB/YeaQ/YmgE family stress response membrane protein, whose amino-acid sequence is MEILWMLIVGGIIGWLAGLITGSDVPGGIIGNIIAGFIGAWLGGLILGDWGPVVGGFAIIPAIIGSIILVLVVSFILRKMGQKNNHGHHA